A single region of the Musa acuminata AAA Group cultivar baxijiao chromosome BXJ1-11, Cavendish_Baxijiao_AAA, whole genome shotgun sequence genome encodes:
- the LOC103971463 gene encoding protein ZINC INDUCED FACILITATOR 1-like isoform X3, whose product MADPTTPLLEPSKEAFFHENCPGCKQDRRNQLHLGIPFREFFFIWIVALCSALPISSLYPFLYFMIRDLNIAKRAQDIGFFAGFVGSAFMLGRSLTSIFWGMVADRYGRKPVIMISLFAIIVFNTLFGLSKSYWMAITTRLLLGLLSGLLGPIQAYASEVCRKEYQTLGLSIVDTSWAMGLIFGPAIGGFLAQPAEKYPSIFAREWLFGRFPYFLPCLCISLFSVAAFIVCLWLPIFSLWAVSNKSYGGLGFSSQEVGSVLAISGISLLVYQLVFFPCIAKHLGPINFTRVVAVLLMPLLASYPYMAKLSGLDLKLTVNCASLLRSIFSSTITIGLNILMNNAVSQHKRGAANGMAVTALSLFKAVAPAGAGTFPSWFLHNNHNSLRWCRLWTSRARFSWAQNHQGVSIFSGDYIVFFVLDIFGLVGLMLTFKPFLTQPGKEEITANN is encoded by the exons ATGGCGGACCCGACCACGCCGTTGTTGGAACCGAGCAAGGAGGCGTTCTTCCACGAGAACTGCCCCGGATGCAAGCAGGACCGGCGGAACCAACTCCATCTCGGGATTCCCTTCCGTGAGTTCTTCTTCATATGGATCGTCGCCCTCTGCTCCG CATTACCGATATCGTCATTGTATCCGTTCTTGTACTTCATG ATACGTGACTTGAATATAGCCAAACGAGCACAAGATATTGGTTTTTTTGCAGGTTTCGTTG GATCGGCATTTATGTTGGGAAGATCTTTGACTTCAATATTCTGGGGAATGGTGGCTGATCGTTATGGAAGGAAACCAGTTATAATGATCAGTCTGTTTGCAat AATTGTATTTAACACGTTATTTGGGCTCAGCAAAAGTTACTGGATGGCAATCACGACGAGATTACTTCTTGGACTCTTAAGTGGATTACTTGGTCCAATACAG GCTTATgcttcggaagtctgccgaaaaGAGTATCAAACTCTAGGATTATCAATT GTTGATACATCATGGGCCATGGGTTTGATCTTTGGTCCAGCTATTGGTGGTTTTCTTGCACAG CCTGCAGAGAAATATCCAAGCATATTTGCTAGGGAGTGGTTATTTGGGAG GTTTCCTTACTTCTTACCCTGCCTCTGCATATCACTGTTTTCAGTTGCTGCATTTATAGTCTGCTTATGGCTTCCG ATATTCTCTCTATGGGCTGTGAGCAATAAAAGTTATGGAGGACTTGGCTTTTCATCTCAGGAAGTTGGATCGGTGCTCGCAATCTCGG GTATCAGCCTTCTGGTTTATCAATTAGTTTTTTTCCCATGTATTGCGAAACATCTGGGACCAATTAATTTCACCCGTGTGGTAGCG GTGCTATTGATGCCATTGCTTGCAAGTTACCCATATATGGCAAAGCTATCTGGACTTGACTTGAAATTGACAGTAAATTGTGCATCTTTATTGAGGAGTATTTTCTCT TCAACCATCACCATTGGATTGAATATTCTTATGAACAACGCTGTG TCTCAACATAAAAGAGGTGCTGCAAATGGGATGGCTGTGACTGCTCTATCCCTGTTTAAAGCTGTTGCTCCAGCAGGTGCAGGAACTTT TCCCAGCTGGTTCTTGCATAACAATCATAATTCCCTAAGGTGGTGCAGACTTTGGACATCAAGAGCGAG ATTTTCATGGGCACAGAACCATCAAGGTGTTTCTATTTTCTCAG
- the LOC103971463 gene encoding probable peptide/nitrate transporter At3g43790 isoform X1 yields the protein MADPTTPLLEPSKEAFFHENCPGCKQDRRNQLHLGIPFREFFFIWIVALCSALPISSLYPFLYFMIRDLNIAKRAQDIGFFAGFVGSAFMLGRSLTSIFWGMVADRYGRKPVIMISLFAIIVFNTLFGLSKSYWMAITTRLLLGLLSGLLGPIQAYASEVCRKEYQTLGLSIVDTSWAMGLIFGPAIGGFLAQPAEKYPSIFAREWLFGRFPYFLPCLCISLFSVAAFIVCLWLPETMHMHSECSLEYEPIEVTEAPPHCPNLKGYGRETKQRRWFSEQSILRNRLLMSSIVLYCIFGLQSTAYTEIFSLWAVSNKSYGGLGFSSQEVGSVLAISGISLLVYQLVFFPCIAKHLGPINFTRVVAVLLMPLLASYPYMAKLSGLDLKLTVNCASLLRSIFSSTITIGLNILMNNAVSQHKRGAANGMAVTALSLFKAVAPAGAGTFPSWFLHNNHNSLRWCRLWTSRARFSWAQNHQGVSIFSGDYIVFFVLDIFGLVGLMLTFKPFLTQPGKEEITANN from the exons ATGGCGGACCCGACCACGCCGTTGTTGGAACCGAGCAAGGAGGCGTTCTTCCACGAGAACTGCCCCGGATGCAAGCAGGACCGGCGGAACCAACTCCATCTCGGGATTCCCTTCCGTGAGTTCTTCTTCATATGGATCGTCGCCCTCTGCTCCG CATTACCGATATCGTCATTGTATCCGTTCTTGTACTTCATG ATACGTGACTTGAATATAGCCAAACGAGCACAAGATATTGGTTTTTTTGCAGGTTTCGTTG GATCGGCATTTATGTTGGGAAGATCTTTGACTTCAATATTCTGGGGAATGGTGGCTGATCGTTATGGAAGGAAACCAGTTATAATGATCAGTCTGTTTGCAat AATTGTATTTAACACGTTATTTGGGCTCAGCAAAAGTTACTGGATGGCAATCACGACGAGATTACTTCTTGGACTCTTAAGTGGATTACTTGGTCCAATACAG GCTTATgcttcggaagtctgccgaaaaGAGTATCAAACTCTAGGATTATCAATT GTTGATACATCATGGGCCATGGGTTTGATCTTTGGTCCAGCTATTGGTGGTTTTCTTGCACAG CCTGCAGAGAAATATCCAAGCATATTTGCTAGGGAGTGGTTATTTGGGAG GTTTCCTTACTTCTTACCCTGCCTCTGCATATCACTGTTTTCAGTTGCTGCATTTATAGTCTGCTTATGGCTTCCG GAAACTATGCACATGCACAGTGAATGTAGCCTGGAGTATGAACCTATTGAAGTCACGGAGGCACCACCACATTGTCCTAACTTGAAAGGATATGGTAGAGAAACTAAACAAAGAAGATGGTTCTCTGAACAAAGTATATTGAGGAATAGGCTGTTGATGTCATCAATTGTTCTGTATTGTATTTTTGGACTTCAAAGTACAGCTTATACTGAG ATATTCTCTCTATGGGCTGTGAGCAATAAAAGTTATGGAGGACTTGGCTTTTCATCTCAGGAAGTTGGATCGGTGCTCGCAATCTCGG GTATCAGCCTTCTGGTTTATCAATTAGTTTTTTTCCCATGTATTGCGAAACATCTGGGACCAATTAATTTCACCCGTGTGGTAGCG GTGCTATTGATGCCATTGCTTGCAAGTTACCCATATATGGCAAAGCTATCTGGACTTGACTTGAAATTGACAGTAAATTGTGCATCTTTATTGAGGAGTATTTTCTCT TCAACCATCACCATTGGATTGAATATTCTTATGAACAACGCTGTG TCTCAACATAAAAGAGGTGCTGCAAATGGGATGGCTGTGACTGCTCTATCCCTGTTTAAAGCTGTTGCTCCAGCAGGTGCAGGAACTTT TCCCAGCTGGTTCTTGCATAACAATCATAATTCCCTAAGGTGGTGCAGACTTTGGACATCAAGAGCGAG ATTTTCATGGGCACAGAACCATCAAGGTGTTTCTATTTTCTCAG
- the LOC103971463 gene encoding probable peptide/nitrate transporter At3g43790 isoform X2 produces the protein MADPTTPLLEPSKEAFFHENCPGCKQDRRNQLHLGIPFREFFFIWIVALCSALPISSLYPFLYFMIRDLNIAKRAQDIGFFAGFVGSAFMLGRSLTSIFWGMVADRYGRKPVIMISLFAIIVFNTLFGLSKSYWMAITTRLLLGLLSGLLGPIQAYASEVCRKEYQTLGLSIVDTSWAMGLIFGPAIGGFLAQPAEKYPSIFAREWLFGRFPYFLPCLCISLFSVAAFIVCLWLPETMHMHSECSLEYEPIEVTEAPPHCPNLKGYGRETKQRRWFSEQSILRNRLLMSSIVLYCIFGLQSTAYTEIFSLWAVSNKSYGGLGFSSQEVGSVLAISGISLLVYQLVFFPCIAKHLGPINFTRVVAVLLMPLLASYPYMAKLSGLDLKLTVNCASLLRSIFSSTITIGLNILMNNAVSQHKRGAANGMAVTALSLFKAVAPAGAGTLFSWAQNHQGVSIFSGDYIVFFVLDIFGLVGLMLTFKPFLTQPGKEEITANN, from the exons ATGGCGGACCCGACCACGCCGTTGTTGGAACCGAGCAAGGAGGCGTTCTTCCACGAGAACTGCCCCGGATGCAAGCAGGACCGGCGGAACCAACTCCATCTCGGGATTCCCTTCCGTGAGTTCTTCTTCATATGGATCGTCGCCCTCTGCTCCG CATTACCGATATCGTCATTGTATCCGTTCTTGTACTTCATG ATACGTGACTTGAATATAGCCAAACGAGCACAAGATATTGGTTTTTTTGCAGGTTTCGTTG GATCGGCATTTATGTTGGGAAGATCTTTGACTTCAATATTCTGGGGAATGGTGGCTGATCGTTATGGAAGGAAACCAGTTATAATGATCAGTCTGTTTGCAat AATTGTATTTAACACGTTATTTGGGCTCAGCAAAAGTTACTGGATGGCAATCACGACGAGATTACTTCTTGGACTCTTAAGTGGATTACTTGGTCCAATACAG GCTTATgcttcggaagtctgccgaaaaGAGTATCAAACTCTAGGATTATCAATT GTTGATACATCATGGGCCATGGGTTTGATCTTTGGTCCAGCTATTGGTGGTTTTCTTGCACAG CCTGCAGAGAAATATCCAAGCATATTTGCTAGGGAGTGGTTATTTGGGAG GTTTCCTTACTTCTTACCCTGCCTCTGCATATCACTGTTTTCAGTTGCTGCATTTATAGTCTGCTTATGGCTTCCG GAAACTATGCACATGCACAGTGAATGTAGCCTGGAGTATGAACCTATTGAAGTCACGGAGGCACCACCACATTGTCCTAACTTGAAAGGATATGGTAGAGAAACTAAACAAAGAAGATGGTTCTCTGAACAAAGTATATTGAGGAATAGGCTGTTGATGTCATCAATTGTTCTGTATTGTATTTTTGGACTTCAAAGTACAGCTTATACTGAG ATATTCTCTCTATGGGCTGTGAGCAATAAAAGTTATGGAGGACTTGGCTTTTCATCTCAGGAAGTTGGATCGGTGCTCGCAATCTCGG GTATCAGCCTTCTGGTTTATCAATTAGTTTTTTTCCCATGTATTGCGAAACATCTGGGACCAATTAATTTCACCCGTGTGGTAGCG GTGCTATTGATGCCATTGCTTGCAAGTTACCCATATATGGCAAAGCTATCTGGACTTGACTTGAAATTGACAGTAAATTGTGCATCTTTATTGAGGAGTATTTTCTCT TCAACCATCACCATTGGATTGAATATTCTTATGAACAACGCTGTG TCTCAACATAAAAGAGGTGCTGCAAATGGGATGGCTGTGACTGCTCTATCCCTGTTTAAAGCTGTTGCTCCAGCAGGTGCAGGAACTTT ATTTTCATGGGCACAGAACCATCAAGGTGTTTCTATTTTCTCAG
- the LOC103971463 gene encoding probable peptide/nitrate transporter At3g43790 isoform X4 translates to MADPTTPLLEPSKEAFFHENCPGCKQDRRNQLHLGIPFREFFFIWIVALCSALPISSLYPFLYFMIRDLNIAKRAQDIGFFAGFVGSAFMLGRSLTSIFWGMVADRYGRKPVIMISLFAIIVFNTLFGLSKSYWMAITTRLLLGLLSGLLGPIQAYASEVCRKEYQTLGLSIVDTSWAMGLIFGPAIGGFLAQPAEKYPSIFAREWLFGRFPYFLPCLCISLFSVAAFIVCLWLPETMHMHSECSLEYEPIEVTEAPPHCPNLKGYGRETKQRRWFSEQSILRNRLLMSSIVLYCIFGLQSTAYTEIFSLWAVSNKSYGGLGFSSQEVGSVLAISGISLLVYQLVFFPCIAKHLGPINFTRVVAVLLMPLLASYPYMAKLSGLDLKLTVNCASLLRSIFSSTITIGLNILMNNAVSQHKRGAANGMAVTALSLFKAVAPAGAGTL, encoded by the exons ATGGCGGACCCGACCACGCCGTTGTTGGAACCGAGCAAGGAGGCGTTCTTCCACGAGAACTGCCCCGGATGCAAGCAGGACCGGCGGAACCAACTCCATCTCGGGATTCCCTTCCGTGAGTTCTTCTTCATATGGATCGTCGCCCTCTGCTCCG CATTACCGATATCGTCATTGTATCCGTTCTTGTACTTCATG ATACGTGACTTGAATATAGCCAAACGAGCACAAGATATTGGTTTTTTTGCAGGTTTCGTTG GATCGGCATTTATGTTGGGAAGATCTTTGACTTCAATATTCTGGGGAATGGTGGCTGATCGTTATGGAAGGAAACCAGTTATAATGATCAGTCTGTTTGCAat AATTGTATTTAACACGTTATTTGGGCTCAGCAAAAGTTACTGGATGGCAATCACGACGAGATTACTTCTTGGACTCTTAAGTGGATTACTTGGTCCAATACAG GCTTATgcttcggaagtctgccgaaaaGAGTATCAAACTCTAGGATTATCAATT GTTGATACATCATGGGCCATGGGTTTGATCTTTGGTCCAGCTATTGGTGGTTTTCTTGCACAG CCTGCAGAGAAATATCCAAGCATATTTGCTAGGGAGTGGTTATTTGGGAG GTTTCCTTACTTCTTACCCTGCCTCTGCATATCACTGTTTTCAGTTGCTGCATTTATAGTCTGCTTATGGCTTCCG GAAACTATGCACATGCACAGTGAATGTAGCCTGGAGTATGAACCTATTGAAGTCACGGAGGCACCACCACATTGTCCTAACTTGAAAGGATATGGTAGAGAAACTAAACAAAGAAGATGGTTCTCTGAACAAAGTATATTGAGGAATAGGCTGTTGATGTCATCAATTGTTCTGTATTGTATTTTTGGACTTCAAAGTACAGCTTATACTGAG ATATTCTCTCTATGGGCTGTGAGCAATAAAAGTTATGGAGGACTTGGCTTTTCATCTCAGGAAGTTGGATCGGTGCTCGCAATCTCGG GTATCAGCCTTCTGGTTTATCAATTAGTTTTTTTCCCATGTATTGCGAAACATCTGGGACCAATTAATTTCACCCGTGTGGTAGCG GTGCTATTGATGCCATTGCTTGCAAGTTACCCATATATGGCAAAGCTATCTGGACTTGACTTGAAATTGACAGTAAATTGTGCATCTTTATTGAGGAGTATTTTCTCT TCAACCATCACCATTGGATTGAATATTCTTATGAACAACGCTGTG TCTCAACATAAAAGAGGTGCTGCAAATGGGATGGCTGTGACTGCTCTATCCCTGTTTAAAGCTGTTGCTCCAGCAGGTGCAGGAACTTT